A window of the Nitrospirota bacterium genome harbors these coding sequences:
- the recO gene encoding DNA repair protein RecO: MLHRTVGIVLKTFPYGEADLIVTYLTPDFGIIKLFAKSPRKIHSKFGSSLEPLTYSKISFWGKEDSALPRLTQSDIINSFHTIRVTLNVFLKISEIIEITLQFIPERDSNKNIFYLLLTTLYDMENNIFLFSNNQNRKGIPVNNNLLITNYKVKFLKLAGFAPRFDVCGRCGKSGRNFYVSQGTIICNECAKAFESSFEISPSVLMLYSDLLTWDTEKINRIKPTEKILSELSEILNIHIKYILSKPLKTIEFIKSF, from the coding sequence ATGTTACATAGAACTGTAGGGATTGTTTTAAAAACTTTTCCATATGGAGAGGCTGATCTTATTGTTACTTATCTAACACCTGATTTTGGAATTATTAAATTATTCGCTAAAAGTCCTCGTAAGATACATAGTAAATTTGGAAGCAGTCTTGAGCCTCTAACTTATTCAAAAATATCATTCTGGGGAAAAGAAGATTCAGCATTACCAAGATTGACTCAATCTGATATTATAAACTCATTCCACACAATACGGGTTACTCTTAATGTATTTCTTAAAATATCAGAAATAATAGAAATAACACTACAGTTTATACCTGAAAGAGACTCAAATAAGAATATATTCTATCTGCTTCTTACTACCCTGTATGATATGGAAAATAACATTTTTTTATTTTCAAATAATCAGAATCGCAAGGGGATACCCGTTAATAACAACTTACTAATAACAAATTACAAGGTCAAATTTCTCAAGTTAGCTGGTTTTGCACCCAGGTTTGATGTTTGTGGAAGGTGTGGGAAGTCAGGACGTAATTTTTATGTTTCGCAGGGAACGATTATCTGTAATGAATGCGCAAAAGCATTCGAATCTTCATTCGAGATATCTCCATCGGTCTTAATGCTTTATTCAGATCTGCTCACATGGGATACAGAAAAGATAAATCGTATAAAACCTACAGAAAAAATTCTTTCAGAACTATCTGAAATATTAAATATCCATATAAAATATATTCTTTCTAAGCCACTTAAAACAATAGAATTCATCAAATCTTTTTAA
- a CDS encoding M20/M25/M40 family metallo-hydrolase, with translation MKSHRFIFGFILLLLIIHLTINISYSNDITKIHHDLNVRLYPEENRLAVIDTITIQEGFQREFYFDLHSGLIVSSRTPGVLIVKFSNPRNEIIFTTYKVKLPSDIKNFTLEYNGIINHEIEPYGKEQARGFKMTPGIISEEGVYLAGSSFWYPNFEKEVITFNLHIWLPKDWDAISQGDRVLYKKDNDGTLVQWDSNETQDEIFLIAGKFIEYTKKEDNKLAMVYLRSPDKELAEKYLNATIKYINMYEQLIGPYPYKKFALVENFWETGLGMPSFTLLGQKIIRFPFIINSSYPHEILHNWWGNGVYPDYTKGNWSEGITAYLSDHLIKELEGNAVEYRQTTLQKYTDYILKGRDFSLKDFRVRHNSSTEAIGYGKSLMFFHMLRMKLGNKMFIDSLKKFYRDNLFKIASFNDLKISFEKVSQQNLDKEFDQWISRTGAPEIRIKNVTVTQDKDVYILNGTIEQIQTGEAYVLDIPVAVSMEGKEYAYQSLLRMNKKIIEFTLRLPSRPLRIDIDPEYDVFRRLNRNEIPPAISQALGAKKMLVLIPSSADETLKEKYLMLANHLKESGPDVVDIKFDHEIKEIPTEYAVAVLGWENRFLNDVTNNLSLYKVNFDSSGVNIDNKFITIKGNSFVFASRNIKNPDIPLILVASDNYRALDGISRKLPHYHKYSYLVFEGDEPVNILKGRWPVFNSPMTLFIPNKDGKTFMVDRGKLSQREPLISIPYIFSKEKMMDTIKFLSSRQLMGRGLGSKELDMAANFISDKFREAGLQPGGDQENSYFQTWEDKEYKMMMKNVIGIIPGEDKTYKEESVVIGAHYDHLGIGWPDVREDNKGKIHPGADDNASGIAVLIELATVLKKQLHPDRSIIFVAFTGEESGKKGSKYYIENQKRLPISKCIAMINIDTVGRLEKRKLLALGAYSAKEWPHILKGAGFVTGVEIDTIYEELDASDQVSFHNAGVPAIQFFTGPHSDYHRPTDTADKIDSDGLLKVASVVKEIIEYLSKSDRYITANLKPSDKSVNYSQNVRKVHFGVVPDFSFKGEGVRVSDIIPDSPASSGGLSNGDIIVNINEHNIKCLKDFSEVLKLFKPGDNVSITFLRDGKTINIQTELTAR, from the coding sequence ATGAAATCTCATCGTTTTATATTTGGTTTTATATTATTATTGCTTATTATTCATTTAACTATAAATATTTCATATTCAAATGATATAACAAAAATTCACCATGACCTTAATGTTCGTCTGTATCCCGAAGAAAATCGTCTTGCAGTCATAGATACAATAACCATACAAGAAGGTTTTCAAAGGGAATTTTATTTTGATCTGCACAGCGGACTTATTGTATCTTCAAGAACCCCTGGAGTCTTAATTGTTAAGTTCAGTAATCCTCGTAATGAAATTATTTTTACAACATATAAAGTAAAATTACCTTCTGACATAAAGAATTTTACACTCGAATATAATGGGATAATAAATCATGAGATAGAGCCTTATGGAAAGGAACAGGCAAGGGGTTTTAAAATGACCCCTGGCATTATATCAGAAGAAGGAGTATATCTCGCTGGAAGCTCTTTCTGGTATCCTAATTTTGAAAAAGAGGTTATTACATTCAATCTTCATATCTGGCTTCCAAAGGATTGGGATGCAATAAGTCAGGGAGACAGAGTTTTATATAAGAAAGATAATGACGGTACACTTGTGCAATGGGACTCAAATGAAACACAGGATGAGATATTTCTGATTGCAGGAAAATTTATTGAGTATACCAAAAAAGAAGATAATAAGTTAGCAATGGTCTATTTACGCTCTCCTGATAAAGAACTCGCTGAGAAATACTTAAATGCCACTATTAAATACATAAACATGTACGAACAGCTTATAGGGCCATATCCTTATAAGAAATTTGCTCTTGTAGAAAATTTCTGGGAAACAGGACTGGGTATGCCATCATTCACTTTACTCGGCCAGAAGATTATCCGGTTTCCGTTCATAATTAATTCTTCATATCCTCATGAGATTCTTCATAATTGGTGGGGTAACGGTGTTTACCCTGATTATACGAAAGGTAACTGGTCTGAAGGTATTACCGCATATCTTTCAGATCATCTTATAAAGGAACTGGAGGGGAATGCTGTAGAATATCGACAGACAACGCTCCAGAAATATACAGATTATATTCTCAAGGGACGTGATTTCTCCCTAAAGGATTTTCGAGTAAGACACAATTCATCAACAGAAGCTATTGGGTATGGGAAATCACTCATGTTTTTCCATATGCTCCGAATGAAACTCGGAAATAAAATGTTTATAGATAGTCTTAAAAAATTTTATCGAGATAACCTTTTCAAAATTGCATCTTTTAATGATTTAAAAATTAGCTTTGAAAAAGTATCTCAACAAAATCTTGATAAGGAATTCGATCAGTGGATTAGCAGAACAGGGGCTCCTGAGATAAGAATAAAGAATGTAACTGTAACTCAGGACAAAGATGTCTATATTCTTAACGGAACCATAGAACAAATACAAACTGGTGAAGCCTATGTATTAGATATACCTGTTGCAGTATCAATGGAAGGGAAAGAATATGCCTATCAATCTTTACTTAGAATGAATAAAAAGATTATTGAATTTACTCTTAGATTACCTTCAAGACCATTGCGAATTGATATTGATCCTGAATATGATGTTTTTAGAAGACTTAATAGAAATGAGATACCACCTGCTATATCACAGGCTTTAGGAGCTAAAAAAATGCTTGTTCTGATTCCTTCTTCTGCTGATGAAACATTAAAAGAAAAATATTTAATGTTAGCTAACCATCTTAAAGAATCAGGACCGGATGTGGTAGATATAAAGTTCGATCACGAGATAAAAGAAATTCCCACTGAATATGCTGTAGCAGTTCTGGGTTGGGAGAACCGTTTTCTTAATGATGTTACTAACAATTTATCATTATACAAAGTCAATTTTGATAGTTCTGGTGTTAATATAGATAATAAATTTATAACAATAAAGGGTAATTCCTTCGTTTTTGCTTCAAGAAACATCAAAAATCCAGATATACCATTAATTTTAGTTGCTTCTGACAATTATAGAGCATTAGACGGAATCAGCAGAAAGCTTCCTCATTATCATAAATATAGCTATCTTGTCTTCGAAGGAGATGAGCCTGTTAATATCCTAAAAGGACGCTGGCCTGTTTTCAACTCTCCCATGACATTATTCATACCAAATAAAGACGGAAAAACCTTTATGGTAGATAGAGGAAAGTTATCTCAAAGAGAACCCCTTATATCTATACCATATATTTTCTCTAAAGAAAAAATGATGGATACCATTAAATTTCTTTCAAGTAGACAACTCATGGGTAGGGGTTTAGGCTCAAAAGAACTTGATATGGCAGCAAATTTTATATCCGATAAATTTAGAGAAGCTGGTCTTCAACCTGGAGGAGATCAGGAAAATAGTTACTTTCAGACGTGGGAAGATAAAGAATACAAGATGATGATGAAAAATGTCATAGGTATCATCCCTGGAGAAGATAAAACCTATAAAGAGGAAAGTGTTGTAATTGGTGCTCATTATGACCATCTGGGCATTGGCTGGCCTGATGTAAGAGAAGATAATAAAGGGAAAATACATCCTGGTGCTGACGATAATGCAAGTGGAATTGCTGTTCTAATAGAACTTGCAACAGTTCTTAAAAAACAATTGCATCCAGATCGTTCAATTATTTTTGTAGCATTTACAGGTGAGGAATCAGGGAAAAAGGGTTCAAAATATTATATAGAGAATCAAAAAAGATTACCTATTAGTAAATGTATTGCTATGATTAATATCGATACAGTCGGACGTCTCGAAAAAAGAAAACTTTTAGCACTTGGTGCTTATTCAGCAAAGGAATGGCCTCATATTTTAAAAGGTGCAGGTTTTGTTACAGGAGTAGAAATAGATACTATATATGAAGAACTCGATGCAAGTGATCAGGTCAGTTTCCATAATGCAGGAGTGCCTGCTATACAGTTTTTTACAGGACCTCATTCAGATTACCATCGTCCTACAGATACAGCAGATAAAATAGATTCAGATGGACTTTTAAAAGTAGCTTCAGTAGTTAAAGAAATAATTGAATATCTCTCAAAGTCTGATAGATATATCACAGCAAATCTTAAGCCTTCTGACAAAAGTGTTAATTATTCTCAAAATGTTAGAAAAGTTCATTTCGGAGTTGTTCCTGACTTTTCTTTTAAAGGTGAAGGTGTTAGAGTCTCAGATATAATTCCTGATTCGCCAGCATCCTCAGGTGGTTTGTCGAATGGAGATATTATAGTCAATATAAATGAACACAATATAAAATGTCTTAAAGATTTTTCTGAAGTTCTTAAGTTGTTTAAACCAGGAGATAATGTTTCAATCACATTTTTGCGTGATGGGAAAACAATTAATATCCAGACGGAGTTAACAGCAAGATAG
- a CDS encoding ferritin-like domain-containing protein, which yields MKKNELIKMLNRDLADEHAAIIRYLVHGWLEGEDTPLGANLISRSREEMWHMHWLGMIICQLGGEPDFKPAPYPYDPTNRATIFKSYVEYEEKLIPHYNSEAEMVNEPHIKRVLQREAWESAIHARKFQRILGKLKPEEAEGVPGGEMEMPREFIDMLQKEVTRKYNEMLQHIRYSWVFQKKGIIGWQLMDQAMEKMKQLAHIAEDIAGNGVPPIFKPGKIDITKNITQAMKKAAKDVATAYSRHLKMKNDTELQKHGGLIINIDLAIQQEKYQAEELKDFATKK from the coding sequence ATGAAAAAAAATGAACTGATCAAAATGCTGAATAGAGATCTTGCTGACGAGCATGCAGCAATTATCCGTTACCTTGTTCATGGATGGCTTGAAGGAGAAGATACCCCTTTAGGAGCTAATCTCATCTCAAGATCAAGAGAAGAAATGTGGCATATGCATTGGCTGGGTATGATTATATGCCAGTTAGGTGGCGAACCTGACTTTAAACCAGCTCCATATCCGTATGATCCTACAAACAGAGCTACTATATTCAAATCATATGTTGAATATGAAGAAAAATTAATACCCCACTATAATAGCGAAGCCGAAATGGTAAATGAACCTCATATTAAACGTGTTCTACAAAGAGAAGCGTGGGAATCTGCTATTCACGCAAGAAAATTCCAGAGGATTCTCGGAAAACTCAAACCAGAAGAAGCTGAAGGTGTCCCAGGTGGAGAAATGGAAATGCCGAGAGAATTTATTGATATGTTGCAGAAAGAAGTAACAAGAAAATATAACGAAATGTTGCAACATATTAGATATTCATGGGTATTTCAAAAAAAAGGTATAATCGGCTGGCAGCTTATGGATCAGGCTATGGAAAAAATGAAACAGCTTGCTCATATAGCAGAAGATATTGCAGGAAATGGAGTACCACCGATCTTCAAACCAGGAAAGATTGATATTACAAAAAACATTACACAAGCGATGAAAAAAGCTGCAAAAGATGTTGCTACGGCTTATTCACGTCACTTGAAAATGAAAAACGACACTGAATTACAAAAACATGGAGGATTGATTATTAATATTGATCTTGCTATTCAACAGGAGAAGTATCAAGCTGAAGAATTAAAAGACTTTGCCACTAAAAAATGA
- a CDS encoding bifunctional nuclease family protein produces the protein MLIQMKVEGMLFDPRSNMYILLLKEIDGNGTLPIWIGKPEADSIALALGKVETPRPLTHDLIKNIIESFHFRLIRIIVTEILDNTYYALLCINDGTKDNFIDSRPSDAIAIALRLNAPIFVEERVMEKKSSDELEEWLKNLKPEDFGNIM, from the coding sequence ATGTTAATACAGATGAAAGTTGAAGGCATGTTGTTTGATCCAAGGAGTAATATGTATATATTACTCCTTAAGGAAATTGATGGCAATGGTACTTTACCAATATGGATAGGAAAACCAGAGGCAGATTCTATAGCTCTTGCATTAGGCAAAGTTGAAACTCCACGGCCATTAACGCATGATCTTATCAAAAATATTATAGAATCTTTTCATTTCCGGTTAATAAGAATTATTGTTACAGAGATTCTTGACAACACCTATTATGCCTTACTATGTATAAATGATGGTACTAAAGACAACTTTATTGATTCAAGACCAAGTGATGCAATCGCAATAGCACTGAGATTAAATGCTCCAATATTTGTAGAAGAACGAGTAATGGAAAAGAAGAGTTCAGATGAACTTGAAGAGTGGTTGAAGAATCTGAAGCCCGAGGATTTTGGAAATATCATGTAA
- a CDS encoding PD40 domain-containing protein, with product MKKFYFLLIILTINIFLKGSTFAFDDLQSKEYHMKNVTQLTFDGDNGEAYFSWDGMKLIYQSNRNNYQCDKIWIMNIDGSGKQMVSPDHGAHTCSFFFPDNNRIIFASTSHIPEDCPPKPIVPDISGHVWPLYPYDIFVANIDGTEIKKITDNPEYDAEPIISSDGKHIVFGSKRNFDFNIYIMNADGSNVRRLTDRIGYDGGPWFSPDGKKIVWRAWYPETKEERTMWKKCMENNYIIPLPLDLWIMDSDGSNKKLILKNGATNFAPSWHPDGKRIIFSSNMDDWLEDTKRFGHNFELYLINIDGTGLERITYNSVFDGFPMFSNDGKKLVFCSNRNPLKPRSTDVFISDWID from the coding sequence ATGAAAAAATTTTATTTTTTGTTGATTATATTAACAATTAATATTTTCTTGAAAGGATCAACTTTTGCATTTGATGATTTGCAATCAAAAGAATACCATATGAAAAATGTTACCCAGCTTACTTTTGATGGAGATAATGGAGAGGCTTATTTCAGTTGGGATGGTATGAAACTAATCTATCAGTCGAACCGTAATAATTATCAATGCGATAAAATCTGGATAATGAATATTGATGGGTCAGGAAAACAGATGGTTAGTCCTGACCATGGAGCACATACGTGTTCGTTTTTCTTTCCAGATAATAACAGAATAATTTTTGCCTCAACCAGTCATATTCCCGAGGATTGTCCTCCAAAACCTATTGTTCCTGATATTTCAGGTCATGTTTGGCCTCTGTATCCATATGATATTTTCGTAGCGAACATTGATGGAACAGAAATTAAAAAAATAACAGATAATCCTGAATATGATGCAGAACCTATTATTTCCTCAGATGGCAAACATATAGTATTTGGTTCAAAAAGAAATTTTGATTTCAACATATATATTATGAATGCTGATGGCTCGAATGTTAGGCGCCTGACAGATAGAATCGGTTATGACGGAGGACCATGGTTTTCTCCTGATGGGAAAAAAATAGTATGGCGTGCGTGGTATCCTGAAACAAAAGAGGAAAGGACAATGTGGAAGAAATGCATGGAGAATAATTATATTATACCCCTACCCCTTGACCTTTGGATAATGGACAGTGATGGATCAAATAAAAAATTAATATTGAAAAACGGAGCAACAAATTTTGCACCTTCATGGCATCCAGACGGGAAACGAATTATCTTTTCAAGTAATATGGATGATTGGCTTGAGGATACAAAGAGATTCGGTCATAATTTTGAACTATATCTAATAAACATTGATGGTACCGGACTCGAAAGAATTACTTATAACTCTGTTTTTGATGGATTTCCGATGTTCTCAAATGATGGGAAAAAACTGGTTTTCTGTTCAAACAGAAATCCTCTTAAACCTCGCTCAACTGATGTTTTTATCTCTGACTGGATAGATTAA
- a CDS encoding anthranilate synthase component I family protein translates to MILPSKKKFIELIKYGSIPPLYESIPFLPPYSIYERIISSNSFIFESVKGHEKIARYSFIGFEPCMIFKIKNGIAEIESLSKKIIQTRKPLALMKTIMNYYRQKSFENLPPFQGGFAGIISYDFVQYIEKLPSNSKDDTNLPDAHMFIIDKLIAFDHVLKKCWIIVCPGVRESLENHEINGISWDEKYDEASCIISNIKKRLENNSDNYDDFFQKSKQIIEIVYEMKKYQYMDIVKHAKNYIAAGDIFQANLSQRVSACIKDKKPWNIYKVLRSINPSPFAAFVDFGNYKIVSSSPERLLRVKDRNIDTRPIAGTRPRGRDTGEDEFMREELILNEKERAEHIMLIDLERNDIGRVSDYGTVRVDELMITEDYSHVIHIVSNINGRLSPDKDCFDVIRAAFPGGTITGVPKVRCMEIIDELEPVKRGPYTGSLGYISFTGNMDLNIIIRTFVIKGETVYVQVGAGIVADSDPEREYHETLKKAEALIRTLQHV, encoded by the coding sequence ATGATTTTGCCTTCAAAAAAAAAGTTTATCGAACTTATTAAATATGGAAGTATTCCACCGTTATATGAGAGCATACCTTTTTTACCTCCTTATTCTATCTATGAACGTATAATATCCAGTAATAGTTTTATTTTTGAGAGTGTTAAAGGTCATGAAAAGATTGCACGATATTCTTTTATAGGTTTTGAGCCATGCATGATATTCAAAATAAAGAATGGTATAGCAGAGATTGAATCTTTATCTAAAAAGATTATTCAAACTAGGAAACCTCTTGCATTGATGAAGACCATTATGAACTATTACCGTCAAAAGAGTTTTGAAAATCTTCCGCCATTTCAAGGAGGCTTCGCAGGAATTATAAGTTATGATTTTGTGCAATATATCGAAAAATTGCCTTCAAATTCAAAAGATGATACTAATCTACCCGATGCTCATATGTTTATTATTGATAAGCTAATTGCTTTTGATCATGTATTAAAAAAATGCTGGATTATAGTATGTCCAGGTGTTAGAGAATCATTGGAAAATCATGAAATAAATGGAATAAGCTGGGATGAAAAGTATGATGAAGCTTCATGCATAATTTCAAATATAAAGAAAAGGTTAGAGAACAATTCAGATAATTACGATGATTTTTTTCAAAAATCGAAACAGATAATTGAAATTGTTTATGAAATGAAAAAATATCAATATATGGACATCGTAAAACATGCAAAAAATTATATTGCTGCAGGAGATATTTTTCAGGCTAATCTTTCACAAAGAGTCTCAGCTTGTATCAAAGATAAAAAGCCATGGAACATTTATAAAGTTCTAAGGTCTATAAATCCTTCACCTTTTGCTGCATTCGTTGATTTCGGTAATTATAAGATAGTAAGTTCTTCACCCGAAAGACTGCTAAGGGTAAAAGATCGAAATATAGATACAAGACCTATTGCTGGCACAAGACCACGTGGAAGGGATACCGGCGAGGATGAGTTTATGCGTGAGGAACTTATTTTAAATGAAAAAGAAAGAGCTGAACATATAATGTTAATAGACCTTGAAAGGAATGATATTGGTAGAGTTTCAGATTATGGTACGGTAAGAGTAGATGAACTTATGATTACCGAGGATTATTCACACGTTATTCATATTGTTTCAAATATAAATGGTAGACTTTCACCAGATAAAGACTGTTTTGATGTTATCAGAGCGGCTTTTCCGGGTGGCACTATAACAGGAGTTCCAAAAGTAAGATGTATGGAGATCATTGATGAACTTGAACCTGTTAAGAGAGGTCCTTATACCGGCTCGCTGGGGTATATTAGTTTTACAGGAAATATGGACTTAAATATTATTATAAGAACCTTTGTCATAAAAGGAGAAACAGTTTATGTCCAGGTTGGAGCTGGAATAGTTGCAGATTCAGATCCAGAACGAGAATATCATGAAACACTTAAAAAGGCTGAAGCACTCATTCGAACATTGCAACATGTATGA
- a CDS encoding pyridoxal phosphate-dependent aminotransferase, which translates to MISIRANKIKPSPTLSIDAKAKELKERGIDVVNFGVGEPDFDTPENIKEAAIKAIRDGFTKYTPVGGIDILKDAIISKFKKDNGLDYSREEIIVSCGAKHSLYNIAQALFNPGDEVLIPSPYWVSYPEQVILNDATPVFIQTYESDSFMIKSEAIESKITKKTKALILNSPSNPTGLTYDKKNLEQIAEVSLKHNIYIISDEIYEKLLYDGAKHISIASLSKEIKDKTIVVNGLSKSYAMTGWRIGYAAGPKDIIKAMTNIQSQSTSNPTSIAQKAAVEALTGPQDFIVTMLQEFDKRRKFLMHELNSIPFINCKTPNGAFYAFPNTSKLYGKSTDNFKISSSSDLALYLLDNANVALVPGGAFGEDDYIRLSYATSIHELKKGVDRIREALKRFT; encoded by the coding sequence ATGATTTCTATTAGAGCAAATAAAATCAAACCCTCTCCAACACTTTCTATAGATGCAAAAGCGAAAGAATTGAAAGAGAGGGGGATTGATGTTGTCAATTTTGGAGTAGGGGAACCAGATTTTGATACCCCTGAAAATATTAAAGAAGCTGCTATAAAGGCTATCAGAGATGGTTTTACAAAATATACTCCTGTTGGGGGTATCGATATTCTCAAAGATGCTATTATCTCAAAGTTTAAAAAAGATAATGGGCTTGATTATTCACGAGAAGAAATAATTGTTTCTTGTGGAGCAAAACATAGTCTATATAATATTGCACAGGCTTTATTTAATCCTGGAGATGAGGTTTTAATTCCATCACCATACTGGGTATCTTATCCTGAACAGGTTATTTTGAATGATGCAACTCCTGTTTTCATACAAACATATGAATCTGATTCCTTTATGATTAAGTCCGAAGCAATAGAATCTAAAATTACAAAAAAAACAAAGGCTTTAATACTGAATTCCCCTTCAAACCCTACAGGACTTACATACGATAAAAAAAATCTCGAACAGATTGCTGAGGTATCTCTAAAACACAATATTTATATTATTTCCGATGAAATTTATGAAAAACTGCTGTATGATGGTGCAAAGCATATCAGTATCGCTTCATTAAGTAAGGAGATAAAGGATAAGACTATAGTAGTCAATGGTCTTTCAAAATCATATGCTATGACAGGGTGGAGAATAGGTTATGCAGCAGGGCCAAAAGATATTATAAAGGCAATGACTAATATTCAGAGCCAGTCCACATCAAATCCAACATCTATAGCTCAGAAGGCTGCTGTTGAAGCTCTCACTGGCCCACAGGATTTCATAGTAACCATGCTTCAGGAATTCGATAAAAGAAGAAAATTTCTTATGCATGAATTGAATTCTATTCCGTTTATCAACTGTAAGACTCCAAATGGTGCATTTTATGCTTTTCCGAATACCTCAAAGTTATACGGAAAATCAACAGATAATTTTAAGATATCTTCTTCGTCAGATCTTGCTTTATACCTTCTTGACAATGCGAACGTTGCTTTGGTCCCTGGAGGGGCTTTTGGAGAAGATGATTATATAAGACTTTCTTATGCAACCTCCATTCATGAGTTAAAGAAAGGAGTCGATAGGATTAGAGAGGCATTGAAGAGATTTACTTGA
- a CDS encoding competence/damage-inducible protein A → MQDYNAFFMAKELWAHGVQLCRISIIPDIIDEIADEVKKYSDRFDYVFTSGGIGPTHDDVTIEGISKAFNVKIVTDPTLYEILLSKLGNLSQEQLKMAEIPEGAELITEDNLSFPLIKFKNIFILPGIPELLRKKFFALEKIFNEPQIFLKKIYIQESESAIAPLLKDVLKKIENIKIGSYPIMNIRDYNVIVTIESSDETFLKRAVDNLIENLPKEKIFKVE, encoded by the coding sequence GTGCAGGACTACAATGCCTTCTTCATGGCAAAAGAACTCTGGGCACATGGAGTCCAACTTTGCCGTATCTCAATAATACCGGATATCATTGATGAAATAGCTGATGAAGTTAAAAAATATTCGGATAGATTTGATTATGTATTTACATCAGGTGGAATTGGTCCTACTCACGATGATGTTACGATTGAGGGAATATCTAAGGCTTTTAATGTTAAAATAGTTACTGATCCTACTTTATATGAAATTCTTTTAAGCAAACTTGGAAATCTATCTCAAGAACAATTAAAAATGGCAGAAATTCCTGAAGGGGCTGAACTTATTACTGAAGACAATCTCTCATTTCCTCTAATCAAGTTTAAAAATATTTTTATTTTACCAGGGATCCCAGAGTTGCTGAGAAAGAAATTTTTTGCGTTAGAGAAAATCTTTAATGAACCACAAATATTTCTAAAAAAAATTTATATTCAGGAATCGGAATCTGCTATCGCTCCACTATTAAAGGATGTTCTGAAAAAAATTGAAAATATTAAGATTGGTTCTTATCCGATTATGAATATACGTGATTACAATGTGATTGTAACAATTGAATCATCAGATGAAACCTTTCTGAAAAGGGCGGTTGATAACTTAATCGAAAATCTACCAAAAGAAAAAATATTTAAAGTGGAATAA
- the era gene encoding GTPase Era, translating to MNQDSEVYRSGYVSIIGRPNVGKSTIFNSILGEKIAIVTPKPQTTRNKIIGIKTLPHAQIIFIDTPGIHRPRHGLGETMVKTAIDALRSVDLILLMVECGKIEKNDMIIIDLLKNVKSPTFLLINKIDLIKKTDLLPIIEKFNKLYNFSEIIPVSALKSDGIDILIEKICNYLPRGPKYYPDDLITDQLEKFMVSEIIREKIMKMTEEELPHSVAVMITEWKEKDDRIIVIKGNIYVERESQKAIIIGKKGNMLKSIGTAARKNIEAFLNTRIFLELWVKVKKNWRDNRHFLKELGYI from the coding sequence ATAAACCAAGATTCAGAAGTTTATCGTTCGGGCTATGTTTCGATTATAGGTCGTCCGAATGTTGGAAAATCTACTATATTTAATTCAATCTTAGGAGAAAAGATTGCTATTGTTACACCAAAACCCCAAACAACAAGAAACAAAATTATAGGTATCAAGACACTACCCCATGCTCAGATCATTTTTATAGATACCCCTGGTATTCACCGACCACGACATGGCCTTGGAGAAACAATGGTCAAAACAGCAATAGATGCTTTAAGGTCTGTAGATTTAATACTTCTCATGGTTGAATGTGGAAAAATTGAAAAAAATGATATGATTATCATTGATTTATTAAAAAACGTGAAATCTCCAACTTTCCTTTTAATTAATAAAATAGACTTAATAAAAAAAACAGACCTGCTACCCATAATAGAGAAATTCAACAAACTCTATAATTTCAGTGAAATTATCCCGGTATCTGCTTTGAAATCTGATGGTATTGATATACTTATAGAAAAAATTTGCAATTATTTACCCAGAGGCCCTAAATATTATCCTGATGACCTTATAACTGATCAATTAGAGAAATTTATGGTATCTGAAATAATAAGAGAAAAAATTATGAAAATGACCGAGGAAGAGCTACCGCATTCTGTTGCTGTTATGATTACTGAATGGAAAGAAAAGGATGATAGAATCATAGTCATTAAAGGTAATATATATGTTGAAAGAGAAAGCCAGAAAGCTATTATAATAGGAAAGAAGGGTAATATGTTAAAATCTATAGGGACTGCTGCAAGAAAAAACATAGAAGCTTTTTTAAATACAAGAATTTTTCTTGAGCTATGGGTAAAAGTAAAGAAGAATTGGAGAGATAACAGACACTTCTTAAAAGAATTAGGTTATATATAA